Proteins from a single region of Bombus huntii isolate Logan2020A chromosome 2, iyBomHunt1.1, whole genome shotgun sequence:
- the LOC126874749 gene encoding otoferlin-like isoform X3, producing MALVVIVKNFQGLKFKGDKVVKVEFRGVPHYSKCLEESGDHITVDESFTWNLGRPVDEVEVLQLSVVSRGVLKNEKVLAKYGLVLQTVIREGRIIVTDSLVDLNNKPLPAVVCFEIRYNPPDGSCSSYAASEIMEDEQQMLIDIEQNIANLERSLEQANSGSDAAKKKGSWHSPQKSSKRGFLQRGSSLLTADKSPDRKSRSSTLKSMRSLIKLGKQRPPRARSCDSGSDTSELLDRRDSSCTTSNEPSRTNSMTSLETNVSDYDSQGGTNTVKTQEAIVKPTKKSKPKTVDTGQTALKAQDYQVCVTIIEARQLAGLNMDPVVCVQIGDQRKYTSVKESTNCPYYNEYFVFDFHMPPVMLFDKIITLSVQQSRNLLRANLTLGIFKLDIATVWAQPDHQFYHKWALLTDPDDVAGGPKGYLKCDISVIGKGDTVKIPPKSEKDEDDIEGNLLLPDGVPIERQRAKFIVKVYRADGLPKMNSSIMANVKKAFTGEIKDLVDPYVQVSFAGLTGKTSVKRHSYAPVWNEQIVFTEMFPPLCQRIKIQLCDNDPVHATVIGTHFVDLKKISNDGEKGFLPTFGPAFIHFYGSIRDYSIIDKHSTLNAGLGEGISYRARLLIGIRTEISDNVEMAPSEVEVEPTIPINESVYARNEEFFLFATIMDATMVDKKLGDKPMYFELSIGNAGNALDGHNESSKICEMGPKSGTSSDQEELQEVLSGSWQSTTPACKPMTHDKMYYFLPYWDDKPCLHVRSIWPDYRRRMYNSNIISKISDKLEEGLSEAQSHADDCTGEKILKSALDELSSNCNRYVSISKSSITGPGVGKTKLDKERTKLCQRELESIGIMSRNLKAVITKSSFKERLKTAQSYLQKLKFLVEDPQDSLPDVFIWVISSGRRVAYHRILGRDLIYSIVDEECGRYCGKVQTMFLKLPGKKRFGPSGWAIQTKLQIYMWLGILKHKKYFIQGLPKGYELSHELRNVDRPRALPPTVIHYVEKHKFQLRAHMYQARSLIGSDASGLSDPFARVICGEFSNSTQVIDETLSPTWDELLLFDDILIYGTDEEIKKDPPSIVVELFDQDKGKSEYIGRAVARPHVKLASESYTPPKFPPSLEWYDVTRGAARAGELLAVFELLEYSQTKDYSFPTLPDPKEIPSQTPVAVQDRGPILPVPVGIRPTLSKYRIEVLFWGLRDLKRIHLMTVDKPRVDVECAGHILYSSVITNAKKNPNFNTPVKFLELELPEQELYRPPLTIRAVDCRSFGRYTLVGTHTINSIHKYMYHPQTKKAKDVEERKKNLYQLQQYTGFDTSKIKMQYPSLPESLTDLEFGIGDAIITLGLEQGWPTKKDKTEQNIKKKQSLINDGSMGDFYTLENEDGCQDWWTKYFASVEAMIEENKELRREKPMFQTQANGTVPAYMEENYNQNQANPSNEKSPGVAAKRLFGLKSTANAARFVSKLSPKHTYRNFPKTALLKIYPNELEAQPEFEQFKEWLHTFELYRGKKTGDEPEDESRIVGSFKGALKVYKWPLPRDLIDHTVMGFDPQYGFFQGVPSNEPIHVLVRVYIVKANDLHPCDLNGKADPYVVLQLGGKRISDKENYVSKQLNPVFGKCFEIEATFPQDSLLTVQVLDWDLVGTDDMIGETKIDLENRFYSRHRATCGLAKKYDESGYNKWRDAMKPTQILSKLCKEGKIDGPAYSHGKVTIGRKTFSLSDEEMECYVHTKGIEEHLALAVLHQWHAFPRIGCALVPEHVETRPLYNPEKPGIEQGKLEMWVDMFPMDMPSPGPSIDISPRKPKSYELRIIVWNTDDVILEDDAFFTGEKMSDIYVKGWLKGPEDCQSTDIHYRSLTGEGNFNWRFIFPFDYLVAEEKIVINRKESLFSWDETECKIPARLELQVWDADHFSADDFLGAITLDLNRFPRGAKNSKLCTLSMLKTDGSVPTVNIFKQKRIKGWWPFYVKKENEDMELTGKVEAEIHLLTKEEAEKNPAGFGRNEPDPLDKPNRPDASFMWFLNPLKSVKYIVWHNYKWAILKAIVAIALIIVVLLFFYSIPGYSVKKLLGA from the exons ATGGCGCTCGTCGTTATCGTCAAGAATTTTCAAGGACTGAAATTCAAAGGAGACAAGGTTGTCAAGGTCGAGTTCCGGG GTGTCCCTCATTACTCAAAATGCCTCGAAGAAAGCGGAGACCATATTACGGTAGATGAG AGCTTCACTTGGAACTTGGGAAGACCGGTGGATGAAGTAGAAGTACTGCAATTGTCAGTGGTATCGCGGGGcgttttgaaaaatgaaaaagtgcTTGCGAAATACGGTTTGGTTTTGCAGACGGTGATACGAGAAGGTCGAATCATTGTCACGGATTCCTTGGTAGACCTCAATAACAAGCCGCTTCCG GCTGTCGTCTGCTTTGAAATTCGATACAACCCTCCTGACGGAAGTTGCAGCTCGTACGCGGCCTCGGAAATAATGGAGGATGAACAACAAATGTTGATCGACATCGAGCAAAACATCGCGAACCTTGAAAGAAGCCTCGAGCAAGCTAACAGTGGCAGCGATGCCGCCAAAAAAAAGGGTTCTTGGCATAGTCCTCAAAAAAGTTCGAAACGGGGGTTTCTACAAAGGGGTAGTTCGCTGCTAACGGCTGACAAGTCACCGGATCGCAAGAG CAGGAGTTCGACGTTGAAAAGCATGAGATCTCTTATAAAGTTGGGCAAGCAAAGACCACCCAGAGCTCGATCCTGCGACAGCGGCTCGGATACCAGCGAATTACTCGATAGAAGGGATTCGAGTTGCACCACATCCAACGAACCTTCGAGAACGAACTCGATGACTTCTTTGGAAACGAACGTGTCCGATTATGACAGCCAGGGTGGAACGAATACGGTGAAAACTCAGGAGGCGATCGTGAAACCAACGAAGAAATCAAAGCCAAAG ACCGTCGACACTGGACAAACCGCGTTAAAGGCACAGGACTATCAAGTTTGCGTCACCATCATCGAAGCGAGACAGTTGGCCGGTCTGAACATGGATCCGGTCGTTTGCGTACAAATCGGAGACCAACGAAAATACACCAGCGTCAAAGAATCTACGAATTGTCCGTATTACAACGag TATTTTGTCTTCGATTTCCACATGCCTCCTGTCAtgctgttcgataaaattatcaCGCTATCG GTGCAGCAATCGCGGAATCTCTTACGCGCTAATCTAACACTGGGCATCTTTAAGTTAGACATCGCGACTGTATGGGCACAACCAG ATCATCAATTTTACCATAAATGGGCATTGTTGACGGATCCGGACGACGTGGCTGGTGGCCCCAAGGGTTACTTGAAGTGCGACATAAGCGTGATCGGGAAAGGCGACACCGTGAAAATTCCTCCAAAAAGCGAGAAGGACGAGGACGATATCGAGGGCAATCTTTTGCTACCGGACGGTGTGCCTATCGAGAGACAAAGAGCCAAGTTCATCGTGAAGGTGTACAGAGCGGACGGGCTACCGAAGATGAACAGCAGCATCATGGCGAACGTGAAGAAGGCGTTTACCGGTGAAATCAAGGATCTCGTCGATCCGTACGTTCAAGTGTCCTTCGCCGGACTAACC GGTAAGACGAGCGTTAAAAGGCACAGTTACGCGCCAGTTTGGAACGAACAGATCGTCTTCACGGAAATGTTTCCACCTCTCTGTCAAAGGATTAAAATTCAGCTATGCGACAACGACCCGGTTCACGCGACCGTCATCGGCACGCATTTCGTCGACTTGAAGAAGATCAGCAACGACGGTGAAAAGGGATTTCTACCAACTTTTGGACCAGCTTTTATCCATTTTTACGGAAGCATCAGGGATTACAGTATCATAGATAAGCATTCCACGTTGAACGCTGGATTGGGTGAAGGAATCTCTTACAGAGCAAG ATTATTAATAGGCATTAGGACAGAGATAAGCGATAACGTGGAAATGGCTCCATCGGAGGTGGAAGTCGAACCCACGATACCCATCAACGAATCCGTTTATGCCAGGAACgaagaattttttcttttcgccaCCATAATGGACGCCACGATGGTCGACAAGAAACTCGGCGACAAACCAATGTATTTCGAATTATCGATAGGGAATGCGGGAAACGCTTTAGACGGTCACAACGAAAGCTCCAAG ATATGCGAAATGGGACCAAAAAGTGGAACGAGTAGCGATCAAGAGGAGCTGCAGGAAGTGTTGAGCGGATCTTGGCAGAGTACCACTCCAGCCTGTAAACCGATGACGCACgataaaatgtattattttttgcCGTACTGGGATGACAAACCTTGCCTTCACGTTAGGAGCATCTGGCCCGACTATAGGCGTAGAATGTACAATAGCAATATAATCAGCAAAATTTCCGATAAGCTG GAGGAGGGATTGTCGGAGGCTCAGTCGCACGCTGACGATTGTACAGGCGAGAAAATCTTAAAGTCTGCGTTAGACGAATTAAGCAGCAACTGTAATCGATACGTCAGCATCAGTAAATCGAGTATCACCGGGCCGGGAGTTGGGAAGACGAAACTCGATAAAGAGAGAACGAAACTTTGTCAAAGAGAATTAGAAAGTATTGGAATTATGTCGCGCAATCTTAAAGCCGTGATCACTAAGAGTAGTTTTAAGGAAAGACTGAAGACTGCACAGAGCTATTtgcagaaattaaaatttctcgtCGAGGAC CCTCAAGATTCTCTACCGGATGTTTTTATTTGGGTAATTAGTTCCGGACGTCGAGTCGCGTATCACAGAATACTCGGAAGAGATTTGATATATTCGATCGTCGATGAAGAATGTGGCAGATACTGCGGCAAAGTTCAAACCATGTTTCTCAAG cTTCCAGGGAAAAAACGATTCGGACCTTCGGGTTGGGCGATACAAACGAAATTACAAATCTACATGTGGCTGGGTATCTTGAAGCATAAAAAGTACTTTATCCAAGGTCTGCCAAAAGGTTACGAACTCAGTCACGAGTTGAGAAACGTGGACAGGCCGCGCGCTTTACCACCCACCGTTATTCATTACGTCGAAAAACAC AAGTTCCAGTTAAGAGCACACATGTATCAAGCCCGGTCTCTGATCGGCAGCGATGCGTCGGGTCTTTCCGATCCCTTCGCCAGAGTAATTTGCGGCGAATTTTCCAACTCTACTCAAGTGATCGACGAAACTTTAAGTCCTACGTGGGACGAACTCCTTCTTTTCGACGACATACTGATTTACGGAACCGACGAAGAAATTAAGAAGGATCCACCGTCGATCGTCGTCGAACTCTTCGATCAAGACAAA GGGAAATCGGAATACATAGGTCGAGCGGTCGCGCGACCTCACGTGAAACTCGCCTCGGAATCTTACACGCCACCCAAATTCCCACCTTCGTTAGAATGGTACGACGTAACGAGAGGCGCTGCAAGAGCGGGCGAACTTCTCGCCGTTTTCGAGCTACTCGAATATTCGCAGACGAAAGATTACAGCTTTCCCACTTTACCAGACCCGAAGGAAATACCGAGTCAAACTCCCGTCGCAGTTCAGGATCGGGGACCGATTCTTCCGGTTCCCGTTGGAATTCGACCGACTCTCTCCAAGTACCG AATCGAGGTACTGTTTTGGGGTCTAAGGGATTTGAAGAGGATCCATCTAATGACTGTGGACAAGCCTCGAGTAGACGTCGAATGCGCCGGTCATATTCTTTACTCTTCGGTTATCACAAACGCAAAGAAAAATCCGAATTTCAATACACCGGTGAAATTTTTGGAGTTGGAGTTGCCCGAACAGGAGCTCTATCGGCCACCTTTGACCATCAGGGCTGTAGATTGCAGAAGTTTCGGTCGTTACACTCTCGTTGGAACGCACACGATAAATTCGATCCATAAGTATATGTACCATCCGCAAACGAAGAAAGCGAAGGAtgtggaagaaagaaagaagaatctGTATCAATTACAGCAATACACAG GTTTCGATACATCGAAGATTAAAATGCAATACCCGTCTTTGCCAGAGTCTTTGACCGATCTCGAGTTTGGTATCGGAGATGCGATTATTACTCTAGGTTTGGAACAAGGTTGGCCAACGAAGAAGGACAAAACGGAacagaatattaaaaaaaagcaAAGTCTGATCAACGACGGAAGCATGG GCGATTTCTACACGTTGGAGAACGAAGATGGTTGTCAAGATTGGTGGACCAAATACTTCGCTTCCGTCGAAGCCATGATAGAAGAAAACAAGGAACTGCGTAGAGAGAAACCAATGTTTCAAACGCAAGCAAACGGTACCGTTCCGGCGTACATGGAGGAAAATTACAATCAAAATCAAGCGAATCCGTCGAACGAGAAGAGTCCTGGCGTTGCGGCGAAAAGATTGTTTGGCCTAAAGTCGACGGCGAACGCAGCTAGGTTTGTCTCGAAACTGAGCCCTAAGCACACCTATCGGAATTTCCCGAAAACGGCGCTGTTGAAAATTTATCCGAACGAATTGGAAGCTCAGCCAGAATTTGAACAGTTCAAGGAATGGCTGCACACGTTCGAACTTTACAGAGGAAAGAAAACGGGGGACGAGCCCGAAGACGAATCCAGAATAGTGGGAAGCTTTAAAGGGGCCTTAAAAGTTTACAAGTGGCCTCTCCCTAGGGATTTGATAGATCATACGGTGATGGGATTCGACCCGCAATATGGCTTTTTTCAAGGTGTACCTTCCAACGAACCGATTCACGTATTGGTACGTGTTTATATCGTCAAGGCGAACGATCTTCATCCTTGCGATCTAAACGGAAAAGCAGATCCTTACGTCGTTTTGCAACTAGGCGGTAAAAGAATCAGTGACAAAGAGAATTACGTGTCGAAACAACTGAATCCCGTATTCGGCAA GTGTTTCGAAATAGAAGCAACCTTCCCGCAAGATTCGTTGTTGACCGTTCAAGTGTTGGATTGGGACTTGGTCGGCACGGACGATATGATCGGTGAAACAAAGATCGATCTGGAAAATCGATTTTATAGCCGGCATCGTGCTACTTGCGGTCTAGCCAAAAAATACGACGA ATCCGGTTACAACAAATGGAGAGACGCGATGAAACCGACGCAGATCTTGTCGAAGCTTTGCAAAGAGGGAAAGATCGACGGACCGGCGTATTCCCACGGAAAAGTAACGATAGGAAGAAAAACGTTTTCTTTGTCGGACGAGGAAATGGAATGTTACGTTCATACGAAAG GCATAGAAGAACATCTTGCACTGGCAGTTCTTCATCAATGGCATGCTTTTCCAAGAATCGGTTGCGCTCTGGTCCCCGAGCATGTGGAAACACGTCCACTTTACAATCCTGAAAAACCCGGGATCGAGCAAGGAAAGTTGGAAATGTGGGTTGACATGTTTCCTATGGACATGCCTTCGCCAGGACCGTCGATCGATATTTCACCGAGGAAACCCAAAAGTTACGAGCTTCGGATCATCGTATGGAACACCGACGACGTTATACTGGAAGACGATGCGTTCTTTACTGGCGAAAAGATGAGCGATATTTACGTGAAAGG ATGGCTGAAAGGCCCCGAAGATTGCCAATCTACGGACATTCATTATAGATCGTTAACAGGAGAAGGGAATTTCAATTGGCGTTTTATATTTCCATTCGATTATCTCGTAGCAGAAGAGAAGATCGTTATCAATCGGAAAGAAAGTCTATTTAGCTGGGACGAAACTGAATGCAAGATTCCTGCTCGTTTGGAATTacaa GTCTGGGATGCAGATCACTTTTCAGCTGACGATTTTCTGGGTGCTATTACTCTCGATTTAAATCGATTTCCACGCGGTGCAAAGAATAGCAAGCTTTGTACGTTAAGTATGCTAAAGACCGATGGATCTGTGCCAACcgtaaatattttcaaacagAAACGAATAAAAGGTTGGTGGCCTTTCTACgtcaaaaaagaaaacgaggaTATGGAATTAACG GGTAAAGTAGAAGCTGAAATTCATTTGTTAACCAAAGAAGAGGCTGAGAAAAATCCTGCAGGATTTGGAAGGAACGAACCTGATCCGCTTGACAAACCCAA CAGGCCCGATGCATCTTTCATGTGGTTTTTGAATCCTTTGAAATCtgttaaatatatagtatGGCACAACTACAAATGGGCAATTCTGAAAGCTATAGTAGCAATTGCATTAATAATAGTCGTATTATTGTTCTTTTACTCGATACCTGGTTATTCCGTTAAAAAGTTATTGGGAGCTTAA